One window of the Fibrobacter sp. UWB4 genome contains the following:
- a CDS encoding tRNA 2-thiocytidine biosynthesis TtcA family protein: MPSQIRKRVNKKITKAIHDFNLIEDGDRVLIATSGGKDSSVLLMELAARLGKFGPKCELAAIHIQSDFADKAPREFLQRMAEEYPQVPFYFKDVAVEARLKEGRKLNCYWCSTQRRTELIKFASENNFNKIALGHHMDDIVETLLMNMLYKGEFSGMPPMVPYEKYPCSIIRPLCYCEESEIIAYAEDADIRKFTCTCEFSKASHRKTIREEIKSLTKGSSTLKANLFESMRNIRMDYLL, from the coding sequence ATGCCGAGTCAAATTCGTAAACGAGTCAATAAGAAAATCACAAAAGCCATTCACGACTTCAACTTGATTGAAGACGGAGACCGCGTGCTTATCGCCACAAGCGGTGGCAAGGATTCCAGTGTGCTGTTGATGGAACTCGCCGCACGACTCGGCAAATTCGGGCCCAAGTGCGAACTTGCCGCCATCCACATTCAAAGCGATTTTGCAGACAAGGCTCCCCGCGAATTTTTGCAACGAATGGCAGAAGAATACCCGCAAGTGCCGTTCTATTTTAAAGACGTCGCCGTAGAAGCACGTCTCAAGGAAGGTCGCAAGCTCAATTGCTACTGGTGCAGCACGCAGCGCCGCACGGAACTCATCAAGTTCGCAAGCGAAAACAACTTCAACAAGATTGCACTCGGCCACCACATGGATGACATCGTCGAGACGCTCTTGATGAATATGCTATACAAAGGCGAGTTCAGCGGCATGCCGCCCATGGTGCCATACGAAAAGTACCCGTGCAGCATTATCCGCCCGCTCTGCTACTGCGAAGAAAGCGAAATCATCGCGTATGCCGAAGACGCGGACATCCGCAAGTTCACCTGCACCTGCGAATTCTCGAAAGCAAGCCACCGCAAGACCATCCGCGAAGAAATCAAGAGCTTGACGAAAGGAAGCTCCACGCTCAAGGCAAATTTGTTCGAAAGCATGCGGAATATCAGGATGGATTATTTGTTGTAA
- a CDS encoding PEGA domain-containing protein — protein MYKYLVVILLSFLLYGCAASFNTAKNIPNKGTKGKVIITNALGNAAVSMDGVFIGTTPLNAPLPVGEHRITLNHLGKIIYDSTIVVTDDYDRNTTTALVGGIVGGFVPFLLLPFPLNLVSMLCRL, from the coding sequence ATGTACAAGTATTTAGTCGTCATTTTGCTTTCGTTTTTGCTGTATGGGTGTGCGGCTTCTTTCAATACCGCAAAAAATATTCCTAATAAAGGAACGAAGGGTAAAGTCATTATTACGAATGCTTTGGGAAATGCTGCTGTAAGCATGGATGGTGTTTTTATAGGGACGACTCCTTTAAACGCACCACTCCCAGTGGGAGAACATCGAATTACTTTGAACCATTTGGGAAAAATTATTTATGATTCAACTATCGTTGTGACGGATGATTATGATAGAAATACGACGACCGCTTTAGTTGGTGGTATTGTCGGTGGGTTTGTTCCTTTTCTTCTTTTGCCGTTTCCGTTGAATTTAGTATCCATGTTGTGCCGTCTATAA
- a CDS encoding fibrobacter succinogenes major paralogous domain-containing protein — translation MRISLHTSFFIASLSFLLSACSESFTDRRDGQSYDVVKIGDLTWMAENLNYETETSACPDGDTRNCKRLGRLYTWAEAKTICPEGWRLPTKADFAQLLAQPDAGAPDAVSNKVGEALKSRDGWFKKGNGSDEFGFNALPAGYRGAILKADDGAIMGGKFDGIGGYAYFWSATEDAENPESNAYYLFLLFSSDAASLNAFAKEDFRSVRCVR, via the coding sequence ATGCGCATTTCACTCCATACCTCTTTCTTTATCGCCTCTCTTTCCTTCCTCCTCTCGGCTTGTTCTGAGTCTTTCACGGATCGGCGTGACGGGCAGAGTTATGATGTTGTGAAGATTGGCGATCTCACGTGGATGGCGGAAAATCTGAATTACGAAACGGAAACAAGTGCTTGCCCAGATGGTGATACTCGCAATTGCAAACGGTTGGGGCGGCTCTATACATGGGCGGAGGCGAAAACGATTTGCCCTGAGGGATGGCGCCTCCCAACGAAGGCGGACTTTGCGCAGCTCCTCGCGCAGCCCGACGCTGGCGCTCCCGATGCGGTCTCAAATAAAGTTGGCGAGGCGTTAAAATCTCGCGATGGTTGGTTCAAGAAAGGAAACGGCTCTGATGAATTCGGATTCAACGCGCTCCCGGCGGGCTATCGCGGCGCAATCTTGAAAGCGGATGATGGTGCAATTATGGGTGGCAAGTTCGATGGCATCGGCGGTTATGCGTATTTCTGGAGCGCAACCGAAGATGCTGAAAATCCGGAATCGAATGCGTATTATTTGTTCTTGTTGTTCAGCAGTGATGCTGCGAGTTTAAATGCGTTTGCGAAAGAGGACTTTCGCTCCGTGCGCTGTGTCCGATAA